One stretch of Pigmentiphaga aceris DNA includes these proteins:
- a CDS encoding response regulator, with translation MIRVLVAEDHKIVREGIKQLIGMAPDLLVVGEAVNGEQLLDSLRNTPCDVVLLDISMPGMNGLESIARIRARAGAPSILMLSMHDEPQMAARALKAGASGYATKDSEPALLLTAIRKVAAGGRYIDPELADRMVFDVGLASDKPRHTQLSEREFSVFERLVKGEGVNEIAQHLSVSSKTISTHKARLMQKLGVHSVADLVKYALEHKLG, from the coding sequence ATGATCCGCGTGCTGGTTGCCGAAGATCACAAGATCGTGCGCGAGGGCATCAAGCAATTGATCGGCATGGCCCCCGACCTGCTTGTCGTGGGCGAAGCCGTGAACGGCGAGCAGTTGCTGGACAGCTTGCGCAACACGCCGTGCGATGTCGTTTTGCTGGATATCTCCATGCCCGGCATGAATGGCCTGGAGTCGATCGCGCGCATCCGTGCCCGTGCCGGAGCGCCCAGCATTCTGATGCTGTCCATGCACGACGAACCGCAGATGGCCGCCCGTGCGCTGAAGGCCGGGGCGTCTGGCTACGCCACCAAGGACAGTGAACCTGCGCTGCTGCTGACTGCCATCCGCAAGGTCGCCGCTGGCGGTCGCTACATTGACCCGGAGCTGGCCGACCGCATGGTGTTCGACGTGGGCCTGGCCAGCGACAAACCACGTCACACGCAGCTGTCCGAGCGTGAGTTCTCGGTGTTCGAACGTCTGGTGAAAGGCGAGGGCGTGAACGAGATCGCCCAGCACCTGTCGGTCAGCAGCAAGACCATCAGCACCCACAAGGCACGGCTGATGCAGAAGCTGGGCGTGCACTCTGTTGCCGACCTGGTGAAGTACGCACTGGAGCACAAGCTGGGTTGA
- a CDS encoding PAS domain S-box protein has translation MVVILAWILPLPFAPAYAQVPIWRVGVVTQAPYATLDAAGGLAGYDIDLLSRLARRAGVHLEWHVFPDTMAQETAREAGQIDMAVGALQTPMGLRHWRYTDPYLRVPMVLVGGRELDPVSLARIPADTRLLVGPVNELPAQVQQNLPALRVEVAADPQAALRQLAEGTADYALVDQVQFDRLARQRLFAGLVQIETAGYPLLRRIAVVSEQPLLLRQLDGLLAALPDADAVQLRQRWLAPPPASELSPALWRSLALLAGLLTTALAAALIWQLRQRPVMERRVTDLRRELALREQEKEALRLTQFSVDQSVTGILWVNWDSRIRYVNAAAANMLGIAPSLLLERPLEDFDPTLHMDRWLSLWKLVRDEQPPAGSETVWQRGDGSWLPVAVNLSFLRFGSAEYLVVFVLDLSEKRRADAALAEREAQLRGIAANVPGMVFRMEYGESHDGAVLTFVSDGSQALVGHAPAALTDRERGLRSLIHPADVGDYVARRDAAMQARIDWHWQGRMCTATGDERWVDLKAAMRRMDDGRFVWDGVVWDIHDNKRAELALAHSQAQLRDLSAHLETVREEEKARIAREVHDELGQVLTVLKLEFSMLGLITPDPNAAQRERLESIQRLMAQLFQLVRDVATALRPPILDAGIVSAIEWQARRFEARSGIPCLVLATDTPLVLSDAQAIGLFRVLQEALTNVMRHAQAHSLEIRLTVEDGMLALTVADDGVGFQPSANQRSFGVVGMRERVLMLGGTLTLDGEPGNGTTLQARIPLR, from the coding sequence TTGGTTGTCATCCTTGCGTGGATATTGCCGCTGCCCTTCGCTCCCGCCTACGCCCAAGTCCCGATCTGGCGCGTGGGGGTGGTCACCCAGGCGCCCTACGCGACGCTTGATGCCGCCGGCGGTCTGGCAGGGTATGACATCGACTTGCTTAGTCGCCTTGCGCGGCGAGCAGGTGTCCACCTGGAATGGCATGTCTTCCCTGACACCATGGCGCAGGAAACCGCACGCGAAGCAGGGCAGATCGACATGGCCGTGGGCGCACTGCAGACGCCAATGGGGCTGCGCCACTGGCGTTACACCGACCCCTATCTGCGGGTGCCCATGGTGCTGGTCGGCGGACGCGAGCTTGACCCCGTATCGCTCGCGCGCATCCCTGCGGACACCCGTCTGCTGGTCGGCCCGGTCAACGAATTGCCCGCCCAGGTGCAACAGAACCTGCCCGCGCTGCGGGTCGAGGTGGCGGCTGATCCGCAGGCTGCCTTGCGCCAGCTTGCCGAGGGCACGGCCGACTACGCGCTGGTGGATCAGGTCCAGTTCGATCGGCTGGCGCGTCAACGTCTGTTTGCCGGCTTGGTGCAGATCGAAACCGCTGGCTACCCGCTGCTGCGTCGCATCGCAGTGGTCAGCGAACAACCGCTGCTGCTGCGGCAACTGGATGGACTGCTGGCCGCATTGCCTGATGCCGACGCCGTACAACTGCGACAGCGCTGGTTGGCTCCACCGCCTGCGTCTGAGTTGTCGCCTGCACTGTGGCGCAGCCTGGCCTTGTTGGCAGGTCTGCTGACCACTGCGCTGGCCGCCGCGCTGATATGGCAATTGCGGCAACGCCCGGTCATGGAGCGGCGGGTAACCGACCTGCGCCGCGAACTTGCGTTGCGTGAACAGGAAAAGGAGGCGCTGCGCCTCACGCAGTTCTCAGTCGACCAGAGCGTCACGGGCATTCTGTGGGTGAACTGGGACAGCCGCATCCGCTACGTGAATGCGGCGGCAGCGAACATGCTGGGCATTGCGCCGTCTCTGTTGCTTGAACGGCCCCTGGAAGATTTCGACCCCACCTTGCATATGGACCGCTGGTTGTCCTTGTGGAAACTGGTGCGCGACGAACAACCCCCGGCTGGCTCAGAGACCGTCTGGCAACGTGGTGACGGCAGTTGGTTGCCGGTGGCGGTCAACCTGAGCTTTCTGCGTTTCGGCAGCGCGGAATATCTGGTCGTCTTTGTGCTCGACCTGAGCGAAAAACGGCGCGCCGATGCCGCACTGGCCGAGCGCGAAGCCCAGCTGCGCGGCATTGCCGCCAACGTGCCCGGCATGGTGTTCCGCATGGAATACGGCGAGAGCCACGATGGCGCGGTGCTGACCTTCGTCAGCGACGGCAGCCAGGCGCTGGTTGGTCACGCGCCTGCGGCACTGACCGATCGCGAGCGTGGCTTGCGCAGCCTGATCCACCCTGCTGATGTGGGCGACTATGTCGCGCGGCGCGATGCAGCCATGCAGGCACGCATCGACTGGCACTGGCAGGGTCGCATGTGCACGGCGACGGGTGATGAACGCTGGGTTGATCTGAAGGCGGCCATGCGGCGCATGGACGATGGCCGTTTTGTCTGGGATGGTGTCGTCTGGGACATCCACGACAACAAGCGCGCGGAACTTGCACTGGCGCATTCGCAAGCACAGCTGCGCGACTTGTCCGCCCACCTGGAAACCGTGCGCGAAGAAGAGAAGGCCCGCATCGCACGCGAGGTGCACGACGAACTGGGGCAGGTGCTTACCGTGCTGAAGCTGGAGTTTTCCATGCTCGGGCTGATCACGCCCGACCCAAACGCCGCCCAGCGCGAGCGCTTGGAGAGTATCCAGCGGTTGATGGCGCAGCTGTTCCAGCTGGTGCGTGACGTGGCCACCGCCTTGCGCCCGCCGATTCTGGATGCTGGCATCGTATCGGCCATCGAATGGCAGGCGCGCCGTTTCGAAGCGCGCAGCGGCATTCCCTGTCTGGTGCTGGCCACTGATACGCCGCTGGTGCTGAGCGACGCGCAGGCCATTGGCCTGTTCCGCGTGCTGCAAGAGGCGCTCACCAATGTCATGCGCCACGCCCAGGCGCATTCGCTGGAAATTCGCCTGACGGTCGAAGACGGTATGCTCGCGCTGACCGTGGCCGATGACGGTGTGGGTTTTCAGCCCAGCGCAAACCAGCGATCATTCGGGGTGGTGGGCATGCGAGAGCGTGTGCTGATGCTTGGCGGCACCCTGACGCTGGACGGTGAACCCGGCAACGGCACCACGCTGCAAGCGCGCATTCCGCTGCGTTGA
- a CDS encoding DUF4214 domain-containing protein — protein MSARVQQAYFTLFGRPADPAGLAFWDNVSASLSDAQLYEALAASPEFQASADITTTSLLTSIYQNAFGRAPDADGLNFWLSVITADGGDLAAVARAAASIISLPTPESADGQAVVNKTQVSIALTEALSNTDHANSIDATTLASAKALLAQTGSTALPEAAALATAITGVAQTVATDTLSKVHSSVQTLYVAVYGRPADPDGLNFWTATLDSLGGDASALATQFISADNAEFVATYGALSADEFLATLYQNLTGRAPDADGASFWKGSIENLTNAGESTLAGFAAVAAQVVQAVVANPTSADANVAKNTAAVAQSFTEQLVQQAGPDADLSQISAAALTAARELLNGVTADPASVTQAQEKVTDLAKGVLEQVGVPVVNPPLVTPPVVSPPATLAFTVDAALENDNPATGAFKTIQAAIDAVGDGRAAVIKVAAGIYTEDLVLKSSITLEGQGDVKVVSAGSDTAVLAEHASNITIKNMVFEENDAVTYQLAFKDASGITLDHVTLIGDERDAATGLYLNGVAGATLSQVTVRAYGKDGIAVVAKDAAPDWKVSKDLTFTDVSATNNGTGLAFYTKGTGIFANPEDAEADINGVVFKGATLISGNGTGVLFGEEGGLKAVHGEFVTPEFGTPSWASIELQNTMVNGNTVQVLSHDRTFPAYIIAAGTDDITVNFDTRVELEGDVPQLVTFTEEAGYSFTIGGSSNIELQRDKSTFWLSDNSDRTTPYQIDVKSSGSEISFSAISYGVTQDIQLTLDANALKTLELSGIYTTARFVLTDTSQLSQLTNIKLTFLTTADILLNLKDAQQSIVLDSSYEGLTSTSSQVDYTGSQHGDTLNIAGRYGSVYTLGSGDDVVSYLGSLQYTYGDPTQLPISSVSTAGVSRVGTREVFGEGVVNAYDTIKNFGASDVIRIETAAERGTFGNVTFGTDNVDLAFAQVAITTQFAQGKNVVFATLPTPDQGYLFVDLDGNGAYEAAKDFAIKIELAGGVTFTQANLELFASEPTPP, from the coding sequence ATGTCCGCACGTGTTCAACAAGCTTATTTCACCTTATTTGGCCGACCGGCCGACCCGGCTGGCTTGGCGTTCTGGGACAACGTCTCTGCGTCGCTGAGCGACGCACAGCTTTATGAAGCACTTGCTGCCTCACCTGAATTTCAAGCGTCTGCCGATATCACCACGACGTCGTTGCTGACCAGTATTTATCAAAATGCCTTCGGACGCGCACCGGACGCTGACGGACTGAACTTCTGGCTGTCGGTCATCACCGCTGATGGCGGTGACTTGGCAGCAGTTGCGCGTGCAGCCGCCAGCATCATCTCGCTGCCAACCCCGGAATCAGCCGACGGCCAAGCCGTTGTCAATAAAACGCAGGTGTCCATTGCATTGACGGAGGCCTTGTCGAACACAGACCACGCCAATTCAATTGATGCCACCACGCTGGCGTCTGCCAAGGCGCTGCTAGCCCAGACGGGAAGTACCGCACTGCCCGAGGCGGCGGCATTGGCAACGGCGATCACTGGCGTGGCTCAGACCGTGGCCACCGACACCTTGTCCAAGGTGCACAGCAGCGTGCAGACCCTTTATGTGGCCGTCTATGGACGCCCGGCTGATCCGGATGGCCTGAACTTCTGGACGGCAACACTGGACTCGCTTGGTGGCGATGCATCGGCGCTTGCCACGCAGTTCATTTCTGCCGACAACGCCGAGTTCGTCGCGACCTACGGTGCACTCAGCGCTGATGAGTTCCTTGCGACCCTTTACCAGAACCTGACGGGCCGCGCGCCCGACGCAGACGGCGCCAGTTTCTGGAAAGGCAGTATCGAAAATCTGACCAATGCAGGCGAATCCACGCTGGCAGGCTTTGCTGCAGTGGCTGCGCAGGTTGTTCAGGCAGTGGTGGCCAACCCGACTTCCGCCGACGCCAACGTTGCGAAAAACACAGCAGCTGTGGCGCAGAGCTTCACCGAGCAACTCGTGCAACAAGCCGGCCCTGATGCCGACCTCAGCCAGATCTCTGCGGCGGCCCTGACCGCCGCCCGCGAGTTGCTGAACGGCGTAACCGCCGATCCTGCGTCGGTTACGCAAGCACAGGAAAAAGTCACTGATCTTGCCAAGGGCGTGCTGGAGCAAGTTGGCGTGCCAGTGGTCAATCCCCCGCTAGTCACCCCGCCTGTGGTGTCTCCCCCAGCGACCCTTGCCTTCACGGTGGATGCTGCCCTGGAAAACGACAACCCCGCCACTGGCGCATTCAAGACGATCCAGGCAGCAATCGATGCCGTGGGCGATGGCCGAGCCGCCGTGATCAAGGTGGCGGCAGGTATCTATACCGAAGACCTGGTGTTGAAGAGCAGCATCACGTTGGAAGGCCAAGGAGATGTGAAGGTCGTGTCGGCGGGCAGCGACACGGCAGTGCTGGCCGAACATGCATCGAATATCACCATCAAGAACATGGTGTTCGAGGAGAACGATGCAGTGACATACCAGCTTGCGTTCAAGGATGCATCGGGCATCACGCTGGACCACGTGACCCTGATCGGTGACGAGCGCGATGCTGCCACTGGCCTGTACCTCAATGGCGTGGCGGGGGCGACGCTGTCGCAGGTTACCGTGCGAGCTTACGGTAAGGATGGCATTGCAGTGGTGGCAAAGGACGCGGCTCCGGATTGGAAGGTCAGCAAAGACCTGACGTTCACTGATGTGTCGGCGACGAATAACGGAACTGGTCTCGCGTTCTACACGAAAGGCACTGGTATCTTTGCAAACCCGGAGGATGCCGAGGCCGACATCAATGGCGTGGTCTTCAAGGGCGCGACCTTGATCTCCGGCAACGGGACAGGCGTCTTGTTTGGCGAGGAAGGTGGGCTGAAGGCAGTGCATGGTGAGTTCGTCACCCCCGAGTTCGGCACGCCGTCCTGGGCAAGCATTGAACTGCAAAACACTATGGTCAACGGGAACACCGTCCAGGTCTTGAGCCATGACCGAACCTTCCCTGCCTACATCATCGCGGCTGGCACCGATGACATAACCGTGAATTTCGATACTCGCGTCGAATTGGAGGGCGATGTACCGCAGCTGGTGACGTTCACCGAGGAGGCCGGCTATTCCTTCACTATCGGGGGCTCATCCAACATCGAGCTACAACGCGACAAGAGCACTTTTTGGCTGTCCGACAACTCGGATCGGACCACACCGTATCAGATCGATGTGAAATCAAGTGGCTCCGAAATCAGCTTCTCTGCGATTTCATACGGCGTGACCCAAGATATTCAACTGACGTTGGATGCCAATGCACTGAAGACTTTGGAGCTCTCTGGCATCTACACAACCGCCAGATTCGTGCTGACCGACACATCCCAACTCAGCCAGCTGACAAACATCAAGCTGACCTTCCTGACCACCGCAGACATCCTGCTGAATCTGAAGGATGCGCAGCAAAGCATTGTGCTGGACTCGTCGTACGAGGGTCTTACATCAACGAGCAGCCAAGTCGACTACACCGGTAGTCAGCATGGTGACACCCTGAATATCGCTGGTCGTTATGGCAGTGTCTATACCCTGGGAAGCGGCGACGATGTGGTGTCTTATCTGGGGTCACTGCAATACACCTACGGAGACCCGACACAACTGCCGATCTCAAGCGTGAGCACGGCAGGTGTGTCGCGCGTTGGCACCCGGGAAGTCTTTGGAGAGGGTGTGGTCAACGCCTACGATACGATCAAGAATTTCGGCGCGTCCGATGTGATCAGGATCGAAACAGCAGCCGAGAGAGGCACGTTTGGCAATGTCACATTCGGCACCGACAACGTGGACCTTGCGTTTGCCCAGGTCGCCATCACCACCCAGTTTGCGCAAGGCAAAAATGTCGTCTTCGCCACCTTGCCGACGCCAGATCAAGGCTATTTGTTCGTCGACCTGGATGGAAATGGCGCTTATGAAGCGGCAAAGGACTTTGCCATCAAGATCGAGCTGGCTGGTGGCGTGACGTTCACACAGGCCAATCTTGAATTGTTCGCGTCGGAACCCACGCCGCCGTAA
- a CDS encoding IS1182 family transposase yields MLRAPIPHQHELEMVTLESLVPADHLLRKIAAAVDFEFIREKVAHLYSMNNGRPALDPVVMFKLLFIGYLFGVRSERQLMREVQVNVAYRWFIGFRLTDKVPDASTFSQNRRRRYTDTSVYQEIFDEIVRQAIGRGMVDGRVLYTDSTHLKANASKKKFDVVTVAQTPSAYLAELDAAVDADRALHGKRPLKRDSGDDDAGGSAAQTKDVKISRTDPDSGFMVRDDKPVGFFYLDHRTVDAKFAIITDTHVTSGSVHDSQPYLARLDRQRERFGFGVRKVGLDAGYYTPMICHGLHARDIQGVMGYRTPNHKPGLFYKRQYTFNRYRNEYVCPAGQRLPYSTTNRAGYREYKSDPTQCQQCEVRSQCTNSQSAIKVVVRHVWERDKELVDARRHTDWGKKIYARRKETVERSFADAKQLHGHRYARMRGLRKVAEQCLLAAAAQNIKKIALVLARLLLRLQWSISAPVAPWWRALTARADGWLDSWLSAQPAALAA; encoded by the coding sequence ATGTTAAGAGCACCGATCCCCCACCAGCACGAGCTGGAGATGGTGACGCTGGAGTCGTTGGTTCCGGCCGATCACCTGTTGCGCAAGATCGCGGCAGCGGTCGATTTTGAGTTCATCCGAGAGAAGGTTGCGCACCTGTACAGCATGAACAACGGCCGTCCGGCGCTGGATCCGGTGGTGATGTTCAAGCTGCTGTTCATTGGCTACCTGTTTGGGGTGCGCAGTGAACGGCAGTTGATGCGCGAGGTGCAGGTGAACGTGGCGTATCGGTGGTTCATCGGTTTCCGGCTGACCGACAAGGTGCCCGATGCATCGACGTTCTCGCAGAACCGCAGGCGACGCTATACGGACACCTCGGTGTACCAGGAGATTTTTGACGAGATCGTGCGTCAGGCGATCGGGCGGGGGATGGTGGATGGCCGGGTGCTGTACACGGACAGCACTCACTTGAAGGCCAACGCCAGCAAGAAGAAATTCGACGTGGTGACGGTCGCACAAACACCCTCGGCATACTTGGCTGAGCTGGATGCGGCGGTCGATGCGGATCGGGCGCTACATGGCAAGCGGCCGCTCAAGCGTGACAGCGGCGACGATGATGCGGGCGGCAGCGCTGCCCAGACCAAGGACGTCAAGATCAGTCGTACAGATCCGGACAGCGGGTTCATGGTGCGTGACGACAAGCCGGTGGGGTTCTTCTACCTGGACCATCGCACGGTCGATGCGAAGTTCGCGATCATCACCGACACACACGTGACGTCAGGCTCGGTGCACGACAGCCAACCTTACTTGGCGAGGCTGGATCGGCAGCGCGAGCGCTTCGGCTTCGGTGTGCGCAAGGTAGGCCTGGACGCGGGGTACTACACGCCGATGATCTGCCACGGGCTGCATGCGCGCGATATCCAAGGAGTAATGGGCTACCGCACGCCGAACCACAAGCCTGGGCTGTTCTACAAACGACAGTACACGTTCAACCGCTACCGCAACGAATATGTCTGCCCGGCTGGGCAGCGGCTGCCGTACAGCACCACCAATCGGGCGGGCTACCGCGAATACAAGTCAGACCCGACGCAATGCCAGCAGTGCGAGGTACGCAGCCAGTGCACCAACAGCCAGAGCGCGATCAAGGTGGTCGTGCGCCACGTGTGGGAACGCGACAAGGAACTGGTTGACGCACGCCGCCACACGGACTGGGGTAAGAAGATATACGCCCGTCGCAAGGAAACTGTGGAGCGCAGCTTCGCCGATGCCAAGCAACTGCATGGGCACCGCTACGCGCGCATGCGCGGGCTGCGCAAGGTCGCCGAGCAATGCTTGCTGGCGGCGGCGGCGCAGAACATCAAGAAGATCGCCCTGGTGCTTGCGCGCCTTTTATTGCGCCTGCAGTGGTCGATATCGGCCCCTGTTGCGCCCTGGTGGCGCGCCCTGACCGCCCGTGCCGACGGATGGCTCGATAGCTGGCTGTCTGCACAACCCGCCGCGCTCGCTGCTTGA
- the rfbD gene encoding dTDP-4-dehydrorhamnose reductase — protein MSRILLLGKNGQVGTELSHRLGVLGTVIALGRDEADFTQPNALRDLVREQRPTLIVNAAAYTAVDRAESEATLAQAVNVDSPAALARAACDVNALLVHYSTDYVFNGQKQTPYVEDDATDPQGVYGRTKRDGEDAIRASGARHLILRTSWVYAAHGNNFVRTMLRLARERDTLRVVADQIGAPTGAACIADVTVQCLTRMMNGVVDAAASSGTYHLTATGSTSWHGLAAAVVEQARTTLGADALAVRDVLPITTAEYPLPAARPANSCLCCDKLKTHFGVCLPAWQDGVQQVVQQLLR, from the coding sequence ATGTCACGCATTCTTCTACTCGGCAAAAACGGCCAGGTCGGCACCGAGCTCTCTCATCGCCTGGGTGTCTTGGGCACCGTCATCGCACTCGGCCGCGACGAGGCGGATTTCACACAGCCGAATGCGCTGCGCGACCTGGTTCGAGAACAACGCCCTACCCTCATCGTCAATGCGGCTGCGTACACCGCCGTGGATCGCGCTGAATCGGAAGCGACGCTGGCCCAGGCGGTGAATGTCGACAGCCCTGCAGCATTGGCGCGAGCCGCATGCGATGTAAACGCACTGTTGGTGCACTACAGCACCGACTACGTCTTCAACGGCCAGAAGCAAACCCCTTACGTCGAAGACGATGCCACCGACCCCCAAGGAGTGTATGGCCGCACCAAACGCGATGGTGAAGACGCTATTCGCGCATCGGGCGCACGGCATCTGATCTTGCGCACCAGTTGGGTGTATGCCGCCCATGGGAACAATTTCGTGCGCACCATGCTTCGGCTTGCGCGAGAGCGCGACACGCTGCGGGTGGTGGCCGATCAGATCGGCGCGCCTACGGGTGCGGCATGCATTGCGGACGTCACGGTGCAGTGTCTGACACGCATGATGAATGGCGTAGTGGATGCGGCGGCCAGCAGTGGCACCTACCACCTGACTGCCACAGGCTCGACGTCATGGCATGGCCTGGCTGCTGCCGTGGTCGAGCAGGCGCGAACGACGCTTGGTGCTGACGCGTTGGCGGTGCGCGATGTGCTGCCAATCACCACGGCTGAGTATCCGTTGCCCGCTGCGCGCCCGGCCAATTCATGCCTTTGCTGCGACAAGCTAAAAACGCATTTTGGTGTATGTCTGCCGGCATGGCAGGACGGTGTGCAGCAAGTCGTTCAGCAACTGCTGCGCTGA
- a CDS encoding LacI family DNA-binding transcriptional regulator produces MSIQEVARQAGVSVATVSRAFNLPDKVSAETRERVASVARELGYRPNASARTLRTQRSRVLGVVLPTLLNPVFAECLDGIAHAAAELGYSIMPVTTDYQLGQEERAVDLLLSESVDGMILVVSNPATSIALQRLRKAGTPYVLAYNRHADHPCVSVDSELAVMQLVTRLAALGHREIAMVSGQLSASDRAQQRYRGFLQGMQSAGLSPRLLEVPFIDDAAAALADLIHSARRPTTLLCSNDLLAIRAIRAVRQAGLRVPEDVSVTGFDGIALGLDLTPMLSTVVQPNARIGETAVALIVQSLIDGSVPGADASQMLSHSWRAGESCGAAAGSTS; encoded by the coding sequence ATGAGCATTCAGGAAGTCGCGAGGCAGGCAGGCGTATCGGTCGCTACCGTCTCGCGCGCCTTCAACCTGCCGGACAAGGTGTCGGCCGAGACACGCGAACGCGTGGCTTCGGTCGCGCGCGAACTCGGCTATCGGCCGAACGCCAGCGCACGCACCTTGCGCACGCAGCGCAGCCGGGTGCTCGGTGTAGTGTTGCCCACCTTGTTGAACCCGGTGTTTGCCGAATGCCTGGACGGCATTGCGCACGCGGCGGCCGAACTCGGTTATTCGATCATGCCGGTCACGACTGACTACCAGCTTGGTCAGGAAGAACGGGCGGTCGACTTGCTGCTGTCGGAAAGCGTCGACGGCATGATTCTGGTGGTGTCGAACCCCGCCACATCGATTGCGCTGCAACGGCTGCGCAAGGCCGGCACGCCTTATGTCTTGGCCTACAACCGGCACGCCGATCACCCTTGTGTGTCGGTGGACAGCGAGCTTGCGGTGATGCAGCTAGTAACCCGCTTGGCAGCGCTTGGGCACCGTGAAATCGCCATGGTCAGCGGCCAGTTGTCGGCGTCCGATCGTGCGCAGCAACGCTATCGCGGTTTCCTGCAAGGCATGCAGTCTGCAGGCCTTTCACCACGTCTGCTGGAAGTGCCTTTCATTGACGATGCAGCCGCCGCATTGGCTGATCTGATCCACAGCGCACGACGTCCCACCACCCTGCTTTGCTCCAACGATTTGCTGGCGATTCGCGCGATTCGCGCAGTGCGTCAGGCCGGCTTGCGTGTGCCCGAAGACGTGTCGGTTACCGGCTTCGACGGCATTGCATTGGGCCTGGACCTGACCCCGATGCTGAGCACCGTGGTGCAGCCCAATGCACGCATCGGCGAGACCGCCGTGGCGCTGATCGTGCAGTCGCTGATCGACGGCAGCGTGCCCGGCGCGGATGCCAGCCAGATGCTGTCCCACAGCTGGCGCGCGGGGGAATCCTGCGGCGCAGCAGCGGGATCGACCTCATGA
- a CDS encoding ABC transporter substrate-binding protein, with protein sequence MTFSLKHIASAGLFAVGLLCGTAASAQNAICYNCPPEWADWSAQIAAIKAKTGVTVPPDNKNSGQALAQMTAERASPVADVTYLGVTFAIQAAKDGLVTGYQPAAWKDIPDGMKDPQGRWFTIHSGTMGFMVNVDALNGKPVPTSWADLLKPEYKGLVGYLDPASAFAGYVGAVAVNQARGGTLDNFGPGIEYFKALAKNEPIVPKQTAYARVLSGEIAILLDYDFNAYRARYKDKANVRFVIPSEGTVVVPYTMSLVAKGPNPDNGRKVLDFVLSDEGQGIWANAYLRPVRASAMPSDVQARFLPASDYARATTVDYDKMAAVQKEFSQRYLKEAQ encoded by the coding sequence ATGACCTTCTCGCTCAAACACATCGCGAGCGCCGGCCTGTTCGCGGTCGGCCTGCTCTGCGGCACTGCGGCGTCTGCCCAGAACGCCATCTGCTACAACTGCCCGCCCGAATGGGCCGACTGGAGCGCACAGATCGCTGCCATCAAGGCAAAGACTGGTGTGACGGTTCCGCCGGACAACAAGAATTCCGGCCAGGCGCTGGCGCAAATGACCGCCGAGCGCGCAAGCCCGGTGGCAGACGTGACCTACCTGGGCGTGACCTTCGCCATTCAAGCTGCCAAGGATGGCCTGGTGACGGGTTATCAGCCAGCAGCCTGGAAGGACATCCCTGACGGCATGAAAGACCCGCAGGGCCGCTGGTTCACCATCCATTCGGGCACCATGGGTTTCATGGTCAATGTGGATGCGTTGAACGGCAAACCGGTGCCGACCTCCTGGGCTGATTTGTTGAAGCCTGAGTACAAGGGCCTGGTGGGTTATCTGGACCCGGCTTCCGCTTTCGCCGGTTATGTCGGCGCGGTTGCTGTGAACCAGGCACGCGGCGGCACGCTGGACAACTTCGGCCCCGGCATCGAGTACTTCAAGGCACTGGCCAAGAACGAACCCATCGTGCCCAAGCAGACCGCTTATGCACGCGTGCTGTCGGGTGAAATTGCGATCTTGCTGGACTACGACTTCAACGCCTACCGCGCCCGCTACAAGGACAAGGCCAACGTTCGTTTCGTGATCCCCTCTGAGGGCACCGTGGTGGTTCCCTACACCATGAGCCTGGTCGCCAAGGGTCCGAACCCGGACAACGGCCGCAAGGTGCTGGACTTCGTGCTGTCTGACGAAGGCCAGGGCATATGGGCCAACGCCTACCTGCGCCCGGTGCGTGCCAGCGCCATGCCTTCGGACGTGCAAGCGCGTTTCCTGCCTGCCAGCGACTACGCCCGCGCCACCACCGTGGACTACGACAAGATGGCTGCCGTGCAGAAGGAATTCTCGCAGCGTTATCTGAAAGAAGCGCAGTAA